The Paenibacillus sp. FSL H7-0357 nucleotide sequence GACCGCACCTTTGCGCAGCCGGCGAATATGGCGGGACTGCAGCAGATTCTGCCTCAGGTCCGCGGCATCCGTGCCGGAGGTTCAGCTGCGCTGAATCTGGCCTACGTGGCGGTTGGCCGGGTGGATGGTTACTGGGAGGTCGGCCTGAGTCCTTGGGATTGCGCAGCGGGCGTGCTGCTCGTGAGGGAATCCGGCGGCAAGGTTACCGATACCTTGGGTAATCCTTATGACATCGGCACTCGCCATGTTGTGGCGAGCAACGGTAAAATTCATGATTATCTGGTTTCATCCCTGAAGGAAGCCAAAGCAACGGGATTTTAGCTTTAAGGAGGCAACTGGAACCATGAGCCGTAATGATGATCTGGAGCGCAAGCTCAGTGAGCTTTTGGAAGACGGGGACATGGAGCAGGGCGACAACAAGGACAAAGAAATCCGTCAAATCTCGCCCAAGTATGAAATCCGGATCCAGACTACACTCGATCCTATTGTAGAAGAAACCTTGCGCTACCGTAAAATAGCTTATGAACTGGATGACCGTTATGACAGATATCTGGAGCGTGCAGGAAAGAGCCACGCTCCCCGCAACGCCGAGGGTACAAAGAACAGCACCGGGTCCGGCAGCGGACAGGAATAAGTCACCGGGCCAACAGCAGGAGCGGTTTCCCGATACGGGAAACCGCTCTTCTGCGCAGAGCGGCAGAATGTTAGAATGGAATTATATTACTTTTGGGAGGGGAACGATGCTGAATACATGGAGGAAAATAGCGGCTGCCGGAACAAGCGGTCTGCTGCTGCTCGCCATACTGGTTAGCGCAGGTGCAGGATACGCCAAGGCCGAGGAGGCTGCTGCAGCAACCCAGGGATCGGAGCAGGATATCTTTCGCATTGTAGCACTGGGAGATTCGATAACTGCCGGATATGAGCCGGGGATGACCGATGTAAACGTGAAACCCTACGGTTACGCAGAAAGACTGCTGGAACAGGGGTATTATCATGGAAGAAGCACACTCGGCAATTACGGTATTCTGGGGCTGACCTCAACAGGGCTGCTTAATTATACCGGTGCGATTAAAGACGGTGCTGTGATTACAGCTGAGGGTATTCAGGCAGGGCTGCCCGATCCGCGGATAGAGCAGTTTGCGGCACTGACTCCGCAGATCCGGACCGAGCTTGCTCAGGCGGATCTAATTACAGTCACGATCGGCGGAAATGATGTCAGCAGCCTATTCCTTCAGTACAAGCAACTGACGGATGAAGATTTCCAGGCTCAGCTGGAGCAGCGTTTGAGCGCCTACAATACGAATGTGAAGACAGCGCTTGAGAACATCCGTGTCGTGAACCCGCAAGCAACCATTCTGATAGCCGATCAGTATCAGCCGGCTCCCAAATTTGCGGTAAAAGAGGCCTATCCCAAGCTGATGGGCGCAGCGGAGCGGTTGACAGCCATGGCGGACAGTATTGCGGCCAGTTTCGACCAGACCGGAGCACCGGTGCGGGTAGCCCATATTGCCAAACAATTCGTGGGTCTTGAGGGCTCGCTGACACATATCATATCGTTGGATTTTCATCCTACACAGCTGGGATATGAGAAAATCGCCCGGGTGTTTGCAGAACTGCAGTGGGGAGAATACCGCACACCGTCTGTTGCTGCAACAGCGCCGGGTTCGGCACCGATGTCGATTGTGGTAAAAGGCACAGAGCTTAATACCCCAAATAAGCCAGTCATTAAGAACGGCCAGAACTTTCTCGCACTGCGCGATGTTCTGAATGCTGTGGGTGCCAGTGGAAAGTGGGACAGTAAGACAGCCAGCGCAACAATTGTTTACGGTGACCGGACGGTGGTTATTACCATTGGCTCGAAGTATATTAAGGTCAATGGGGAAGATCAAGCAATTGATACACCGGCGTTTCTGCAAAAGGTCGGCAAAGAGGAGAAAACTTACCTGCCGCTTGCCGCACTTGCTACGGGACTCGGTTTCGACGTGAAATACAGCAGTCAGTTGAAGACTGCTTTCATAAATCCATAAAGCTGCATAAAATAATAGTGTAACGCCTTGAGCAAATACTTATAGGTGCAAGTAGCAATTTATAAATCATCATTATGAATTTAGCCCGCATGGCAAAGGTGGATGAGTGTTGTTGTCTAGTACAAAATATAGTGAAGATTATGTGATCACGATGGATGATATTATTCGGGAAGGTCATCCTATTCTCCGCAGTGTAACCGAGCCGGTACAGCTGCCGCTGCAGGATGCTGACCGTGAAGCGCTGCAATGCATGATGCAGTTTCTGAAGAACAGCCAGGACCCGGAGGCTTCCGCCAAACATAAGCTGCGTTCCGGCATTGGCTTATCCGCGAATCAGATCGGCCTTCAGAAGCGGATGTTCGTGATGTACCTGAAGGATGACAAGGGCAAGATTGTGGAGCATACCTGGGTGAATCCCAAGATCATTAGCCATTCGCTGGCGATGGTGTATTTGCCGGAGAGCGAGGGCTGCCTGTCTGTGGACCGGCCGGTTCATGGTTTTGTTCCGAGATATGAGACGGTAAAGGTAAAAGGCTATGATCTGAACGGCAAGGAAATCGTCCTGAAGTTCAAGGGTTACCAGGCCATAGTGATTCAGCATGAAATGGACCACCTGGACGGGATTATGTTCTATGACCGGATCAACCAGGAGAATCCGTTCAAACTTCCGCAGGATGTAGAAATCCGCAGCCTATATGATCAGAAAGCAAACTGAAGAGAGCTGCCGATGGCAGAAAGCTGTTGTCTTTAGGGATGACAGCTTTTTGTGCTGTCTATCTAGATTTCTTATAAATGGAAAAAAAGTGATATAATATCACAATCATAGCTAGGATGGAAACAGATTACACTGAACCTGGGAGGGAAAAGAAATGGGCTGGAGCAGGATGCCACTACGGGGAATACCGAATGATTACAATGATGAGGCCAGAGTAATTGATGAACAGATCTTAAGACTGGTGCAGCAGCGCAAGGCGCTCTCCGGAGGGAGGGCGCTTTTTCCGGAAGAGGAAACCTTGAAGCAACTGGCGGCGGAGTCTGGTCTTGAGGTTTCGGAAATATCGCTGATTCTAAGCAATCTGAACGAAGCCCGGCCCAGACGGCATTTCTGGGATGAGCCCGGGCCGCTGCTTGGGGTGCTGGCAATAATGAAGACTACGCTGGATGGCGATTTTGAATATATGCTGACCCACTCCATGCAGTATGAGAAGCTAAGCATCGTCACCCTGGAAATCAAGTGCTTGAAAGAAACGGTGGAGCGTGTCCATATTAATCCCATGCTTAAGCTTGCTGTTCTAAGTGAGACAAGCTATGAAGTAGAAAATCACGGTGCAAACGGCGGCGGAGCGCATGTTCACATGCAGTTCATGATCTCTCCGCCTCTTCCGGAGGATCTCAGCACCACACAGTTTTCTCTGGTGCCCGGAAGCAGCAGATTCCAGCGTCCCGTCTTCGAAGAGGTCAAACTGGACAAGCAGATTGATTTCTATTGATCGGCTGGTTTGATTCCCACACTTGAATACGGCTATGCAAATAACCCACTGCGGTAAGCCGCAGTGGGTTTGAATTTGTTAATGGAAGCAGGTCTAGTAAGCTTAAGTAATCAGTGCTGCAGCCGGGCAGGTGTTTATGATTATTTCTCTGCCGCCATTGCCTGGAAGGAAGCTTCCGCAGCTTCCAGTGTTGCGTCAATATCGGCATCCGTATGCGCTGTGGTCAAGAACCAGGCCTCATATTTGGACGGGGCAAGGTTGATCCCGCGGTTCAGCATATGGCGGAAGAAGCTGGCGAACATTTCTCCGTCCGTATCTTGAGCTTCCTCGTAGTTGGTGATCGGGTGAGCGCAGAAATGGGTGGAGAACGCCCCGCG carries:
- the def gene encoding peptide deformylase, whose translation is MDDIIREGHPILRSVTEPVQLPLQDADREALQCMMQFLKNSQDPEASAKHKLRSGIGLSANQIGLQKRMFVMYLKDDKGKIVEHTWVNPKIISHSLAMVYLPESEGCLSVDRPVHGFVPRYETVKVKGYDLNGKEIVLKFKGYQAIVIQHEMDHLDGIMFYDRINQENPFKLPQDVEIRSLYDQKAN
- a CDS encoding stalk domain-containing protein, whose protein sequence is MLNTWRKIAAAGTSGLLLLAILVSAGAGYAKAEEAAAATQGSEQDIFRIVALGDSITAGYEPGMTDVNVKPYGYAERLLEQGYYHGRSTLGNYGILGLTSTGLLNYTGAIKDGAVITAEGIQAGLPDPRIEQFAALTPQIRTELAQADLITVTIGGNDVSSLFLQYKQLTDEDFQAQLEQRLSAYNTNVKTALENIRVVNPQATILIADQYQPAPKFAVKEAYPKLMGAAERLTAMADSIAASFDQTGAPVRVAHIAKQFVGLEGSLTHIISLDFHPTQLGYEKIARVFAELQWGEYRTPSVAATAPGSAPMSIVVKGTELNTPNKPVIKNGQNFLALRDVLNAVGASGKWDSKTASATIVYGDRTVVITIGSKYIKVNGEDQAIDTPAFLQKVGKEEKTYLPLAALATGLGFDVKYSSQLKTAFINP